In Miscanthus floridulus cultivar M001 chromosome 5, ASM1932011v1, whole genome shotgun sequence, one genomic interval encodes:
- the LOC136455244 gene encoding LOB domain-containing protein 20-like, whose amino-acid sequence MSRASAASVAAVAAAGPAHAQGEEASSLWGAGVPCGTCKFLRRRCVPGCVFAPHFGGSGSGGAGAAQFAAAHKVFGASSNVAKMLSRVPMALRRDAASTVCYEAQARIADPVYGCVGTILALQHQVALVQAELSIAQTELLSRRLTLATVHPAYSVASPTSQMVNCSSLSQAVDLIDTGPKCFPPPLLPSQQQREQEQERGSPTDAFAHNIPGK is encoded by the exons ATGTCGCGCGCGAGCGCCGCGTCCGTcgcggcggtggcagcggcagGCCCGGCCCACGCGCAGGGGGAGGAGGCGTCGTCGCTCTGGGGGGCCGGGGTGCCGTGCGGCACGTGCAAGTTCCTGCGGCGGCGATGCGTGCCGGGGTGCGTCTTCGCGCCGCACtttggcggcagcggcagcggcggggcCGGCGCGGCGCAGTTCGCGGCCGCGCACAAGGTGTTCGGCGCCAGCAGCAATGTGGCGAAGATGCTGTCGCGGGTGCCCATGGCGCTGCGCCGGGACGCGGCCAGCACCGTCTGCTACGAGGCGCAGGCGCGCATCGCCGATCCCGTCTACGGCTGCGTCGGCACCATCCTTGCGCTCCAGCACCAG GTAGCACTCGTCCAAGCCGAGCTCTCCATTGCGCAAACCGAGCTCCTCAGCCGCAGGCTGACCTTGGCAACGGTGCATCCGGCGTACTCCGTTGCGTCGCCGACGAGCCAAATGGTGAACTGTAGCTCTCTCTCACAGGCCGTGGATCTCATAGACACTGGGCCAAAATGCTTCCCGCCTCCTCTCCTACCATCGCAGCAACAGCGGGAACAAGAACAGGAGAGGGGCAGTCCAACGGATGCTTTCGCGCACAACATCCCCGGGAAATAA
- the LOC136453318 gene encoding histone-lysine N-methyltransferase SUVR3, translating into MRNPAAPGAVTESAELVLPLLPPQDLAAVASACRALRAAVTAVTARRAADAARGLEPLPIPFRNCVDSKPYAYFLYTPFSLTRLAPGASTRSAQPWGAAWARPPGPTWPRPNLDGFPSAVCGCACAAAECGGTQCACTDVEADAAGPGLEAGMGSLRECGDGCTCTPSCGNCHTQRGVAVRLRVVRHLHKGWGLHAAEALGRGQFVCEYAGEFLTTEEARRRQKLYDELVSGGKLSHALIVIREHLPSGKACLRVNIDATKVGNVARFINHSCDGGNLHPVLVRNSGSLLPRLCFFAARDIVEGEELTFSYGDSRVRPKGLSCFCGSSGCSGVLPSEET; encoded by the exons ATGAGGAACCCGGCGGCACCGGGCGCCGTCACTGAGTCGGCGGAGCTGGTCCTGCCGTTGTTGCCGCCGCAGGACCTCGCGGCCGTGGCATCCGCCTGCCGCGCCCTCCGCGCGGCTGTGACTGCTGTCaccgcgcgccgcgccgccgaCGCCGCACGTGGCCTAGAGCCGCTCCCCATTCCGTTCCGCAACTGCGTCGACTCCAAGCCCTATGCCTACTTCCTGTATACCCCCTTCTCCCTCACCCGGCTGGCTCCCGGCGCCTCCACCCGCAGCGCCCAGCCGTGGGGTGCCGCCTGGGCCCGTCCACCAGGCCCCACCTGGCCCCGCCCCAACCTCGACGGCTTCCCATCGGCCGTGTGCGGGTGCGCGTGCGCCGCGGCGGAGTGCGGTGGTACCCAATGCGCGTGCACCGATGTGGAGGCCGACGCAGCGGGTCCGGGCTTGGAGGCCGGGATGGGGAGCCTCAGGGAGTGCGGCGACGGCTGCACGTGTACGCCCTCATGTGGAAACTGCCATACTCAGCGCGGCGTCGCTGTGCGGCTGCGCGTCGTGCGCCACCTGCACAAGGGGTGGGGGCTGCACGCCGCGGAGGCCCTCGGCCGCGGGCAGTTTGTGTGCGAGTATGCCG GGGAGTTTTTGACAACCGAAGAAGCGCGGAGAAGGCAGAAGCTGTATGATGAACTTGTCTCTGGTGGCAAGCTCTCTCACGCACTGATTGTCATACGAGAGCATCTCCCTTCTGGTAAAGCATGCTTAAGAGTCAACATTGATGCAACCAAAGTGGGAAATGTGGCTCGCTTTATCAACCATTCATGTGATGGAGGCAACCTGCACCCCGTGCTGGTGAGGAACTCTGGTTCGTTGCTCCCAAGGCTCTGCTTCTTTGCTGCCAGGGATATCGTGGAGGGAGAAGAGCTCACCTTCAGTTACGGTGATTCTAGGGTTAGGCCCAAGGGTTTGTCATGCTTTTGTGGAAGCTCGGGTTGTTCTGGTGTGCTTCCTTCAGAAGAAACTTGA